Proteins from one Desulfonema limicola genomic window:
- a CDS encoding integration host factor subunit alpha yields the protein MTLTKAMIIDNIQNELKYSKKESTDVIEALLEIMKKSMENGEDVLISGFGKFCVKDKKKRRGRNPATGDDMMLDPRRVVTFKCSGKLRDKVNKKQP from the coding sequence ATGACCTTAACAAAAGCAATGATAATTGATAATATTCAAAATGAACTTAAATATTCAAAAAAAGAATCAACTGATGTAATAGAAGCTCTTTTGGAGATTATGAAAAAAAGCATGGAAAATGGTGAAGATGTTTTGATAAGCGGTTTTGGGAAATTTTGTGTAAAAGATAAAAAAAAGAGAAGAGGCAGGAATCCGGCAACAGGAGATGATATGATGCTTGATCCAAGAAGAGTTGTAACTTTTAAATGTTCAGGAAAGCTGAGAGACAAGGTTAATAAAAAGCAGCCGTGA
- a CDS encoding response regulator codes for MNRLNLRNKILIPITLLVIIAFSLIITMYISHFTEVLKKNADILAQQTALLDINKEQSELISKKINQIISEESMNLTIWSAGIGLFFILILMSLIFVISGVIVKPLYKLVTVSLSLSNGHFDTRINLDSSDEFGIAARYIDKAFDIVIEKMFWYERILDGIPFPVSVTDMDMKWTFINRKAELILKKNRKALIGKKCSQWNKDICNTENCGINLLSRGITESSFIRNETKKHFRVETAWLSDKKGEKIGHIEVVRDITKAAELRKKTEDRNWIQTGETQLNHLIHGEHDIPVLGKNIITFICKYVNAFTGTFYIMDHENSVLQLKASYAFTNRKNIACEFKPGQGIVGQAALEQETIIITNIPDDYITIDSALGYSAPKNIIVIPFIFRSRVQGVIELGAFHEFTELEKEFLDKAVRYIGVVINTAVAGAEMKELLIKTQNQTEELQVQQEELRQSNEELEEQTRALKKSEAKLQAQQEELRVINEELEERTKDLEKQHKFIQQKNHDLEKAQDEIQQKARALESASKYKSEFMANMSHELRTPLNSILILSQLLSNNKEQTLTEKQVEFAETIYSSGADLLSLINEILDLSKVEAGKLDIVLEEMNLKELIEDVRRTFGQIAAQKDIALNVNIDSSLPDFIQTDTKRVWQIMKNLLSNAFKFTEKGEVNLNIFKPDQDIVSANKNLNAQNSIGFAVSDTGIGIHESKQSLIFEAFQQADGTTSRKYGGTGLGLSISKELAGALGGEIQIESRPGKGSKFTLYLPLQYLPGKQPDTLSESFTPSAPKLEKSEQFEQKEIKIEKTAISGIEINNITLVKDDRRRICQEDKTLLIIEDDPKFCKILLGLAHEKGFKVLVAEDGETGLHFADFYKPSGIILDIALPGIDGWKVMERLKENPETRHIPVHFISVTDKPLDALKMGAVGFLTKPVSIEMLENAFKKIESIVSRPVKKLLIIEDDEVQKRSMLELISDGDVIITAVSSGKEAYKHLNNEMFDCIILDLGLEDMSGFDLLSKIRKNRHMSLIPVIIYTGKELSMEEENKLKKYADSIIIKGARSPERLLDETTLFLHKVKSSLSIEKQKMLSVNQDIDEVLKDKKILVVDDDMRNVFALASVLEEKGVIIVEGRNGREALEKLEQQPDIDLVIMDIMMPEMDGYKSIKKIREQKRFQKIPVIALTAKAMKGDKSKCVEAGANDYLAKPVETGKLLSLLRVWLY; via the coding sequence ATGAATAGGCTGAATCTTAGAAATAAAATTCTTATTCCCATTACCCTGCTGGTCATAATAGCATTTTCATTAATAATAACCATGTATATTTCGCATTTTACAGAGGTGTTAAAAAAAAATGCTGATATACTGGCACAGCAGACAGCCTTGTTAGATATTAATAAAGAACAATCAGAATTAATCAGCAAAAAAATAAATCAGATCATTTCAGAAGAATCCATGAATCTTACTATCTGGTCTGCTGGTATAGGTTTGTTTTTTATACTTATTCTTATGTCGCTTATTTTTGTTATCTCAGGTGTTATTGTAAAGCCTTTATACAAGCTTGTAACTGTCAGCCTGTCTTTATCAAATGGTCATTTTGATACAAGAATTAATCTTGATTCCAGTGATGAATTTGGGATTGCAGCACGATATATTGATAAAGCCTTTGATATTGTTATTGAAAAAATGTTCTGGTACGAAAGAATACTAGACGGCATTCCTTTTCCTGTTTCTGTTACAGACATGGATATGAAATGGACCTTTATTAACAGAAAAGCTGAATTAATCCTTAAAAAGAACAGAAAAGCTCTTATTGGCAAAAAATGCAGTCAATGGAATAAAGATATATGCAATACTGAAAACTGCGGCATTAATCTTTTGAGCAGGGGAATAACAGAATCTTCGTTTATCAGGAATGAAACAAAAAAGCACTTTAGGGTTGAAACAGCATGGCTCTCTGACAAAAAAGGGGAAAAGATCGGGCATATTGAAGTAGTGCGCGATATAACTAAGGCTGCCGAGCTGAGAAAAAAAACAGAAGACCGCAACTGGATACAAACCGGTGAAACACAATTAAATCACTTGATACACGGGGAACATGATATACCGGTTCTTGGTAAAAATATTATCACCTTTATATGTAAATATGTAAATGCCTTTACAGGAACCTTTTATATTATGGATCATGAAAACTCCGTATTACAATTAAAAGCATCCTATGCATTTACAAACCGCAAAAATATTGCCTGTGAATTTAAACCTGGACAAGGGATTGTAGGCCAGGCAGCCCTGGAACAAGAAACCATAATCATTACCAATATTCCTGACGATTATATAACGATAGATTCAGCCCTGGGATATTCAGCCCCGAAAAATATTATTGTAATTCCCTTTATCTTCCGCAGCAGGGTACAGGGAGTTATTGAACTTGGTGCATTTCATGAATTTACTGAACTTGAAAAGGAATTTCTTGATAAAGCTGTCAGATATATAGGTGTTGTTATTAACACTGCTGTTGCAGGCGCAGAAATGAAAGAACTTCTTATTAAAACCCAGAATCAGACAGAAGAACTGCAGGTACAGCAGGAAGAACTCCGTCAGTCTAATGAAGAGCTTGAAGAGCAGACCAGGGCACTTAAAAAATCAGAAGCAAAATTACAGGCACAGCAGGAAGAACTCCGGGTTATTAATGAAGAACTTGAAGAACGGACAAAGGACCTTGAAAAACAGCATAAATTTATACAGCAGAAAAATCACGATCTTGAAAAAGCTCAGGATGAGATCCAGCAAAAAGCCCGTGCTTTGGAATCTGCAAGTAAATACAAATCTGAATTTATGGCAAACATGTCCCATGAACTCCGCACCCCGCTAAACAGCATTCTCATACTTTCCCAGCTTTTATCCAATAATAAGGAACAAACCTTAACTGAAAAACAGGTGGAATTTGCAGAAACCATATATTCATCAGGAGCAGATCTTCTTTCTCTTATAAATGAGATTTTAGACCTTTCAAAAGTGGAAGCAGGCAAGCTTGATATAGTTCTTGAAGAAATGAATCTCAAAGAATTAATAGAAGATGTCAGAAGAACATTTGGTCAGATTGCAGCACAAAAAGATATTGCCCTGAATGTAAATATAGACAGCAGCCTTCCTGATTTTATTCAAACAGACACTAAAAGGGTTTGGCAGATAATGAAAAACCTGCTTTCCAATGCTTTTAAATTTACAGAAAAAGGGGAAGTTAATTTAAATATTTTCAAGCCTGATCAAGATATTGTATCTGCAAATAAAAACCTGAATGCCCAAAACAGCATTGGTTTTGCAGTATCTGACACAGGAATAGGAATTCATGAATCAAAACAAAGCCTGATATTTGAAGCCTTTCAGCAGGCAGACGGCACCACCAGCAGGAAATACGGCGGCACCGGGCTGGGCCTTTCTATTTCAAAAGAACTGGCAGGTGCCCTTGGCGGAGAGATCCAGATTGAAAGCAGGCCTGGCAAAGGAAGTAAATTTACCTTATACCTGCCTTTACAATATTTACCTGGAAAACAACCAGATACCTTATCTGAATCTTTTACACCATCAGCACCAAAGCTGGAAAAATCCGAACAATTTGAACAAAAGGAAATTAAAATAGAAAAAACAGCTATTTCTGGCATTGAGATCAATAATATAACACTGGTCAAAGATGACAGACGCAGGATCTGCCAGGAAGATAAAACTCTTTTAATTATTGAAGATGATCCTAAATTCTGCAAAATTCTTTTGGGGCTTGCCCATGAAAAAGGTTTTAAAGTGCTTGTTGCTGAAGATGGTGAAACAGGACTTCATTTTGCAGATTTTTACAAACCCAGCGGCATTATTCTGGATATTGCTCTGCCTGGAATTGATGGATGGAAGGTAATGGAAAGACTTAAGGAAAATCCTGAAACCCGCCACATTCCTGTTCATTTTATATCAGTTACAGATAAACCCCTTGATGCTCTTAAAATGGGTGCTGTAGGATTTCTTACAAAACCTGTAAGTATTGAAATGCTTGAAAATGCTTTTAAAAAAATTGAAAGTATTGTATCCCGTCCCGTTAAAAAACTTCTGATAATTGAAGATGACGAGGTTCAGAAACGCAGCATGTTAGAGCTTATAAGTGATGGAGATGTTATTATTACGGCTGTTTCTTCAGGAAAAGAAGCTTATAAACATTTAAATAATGAGATGTTTGACTGTATTATACTTGATCTCGGCCTTGAGGATATGTCAGGCTTTGATCTTCTGTCAAAGATAAGAAAAAACAGGCATATGTCTCTTATACCTGTAATTATTTATACTGGAAAAGAATTGAGCATGGAAGAAGAAAACAAGCTTAAAAAATATGCTGACAGTATAATTATCAAGGGTGCCCGTTCACCTGAAAGACTTTTGGACGAAACAACCCTGTTTCTTCACAAGGTTAAATCAAGTCTTTCAATAGAAAAACAGAAAATGCTTTCCGTAAACCAGGATATTGACGAGGTCTTAAAAGATAAGAAAATCCTGGTTGTTGACGATGATATGAGAAACGTATTTGCCCTGGCAAGTGTGCTTGAAGAAAAAGGGGTTATTATAGTTGAAGGAAGAAATGGAAGAGAAGCTCTTGAAAAACTTGAACAGCAGCCTGATATAGATCTTGTAATCATGGATATAATGATGCCGGAAATGGATGGATATAAATCAATCAAAAAAATCAGGGAACAAAAGCGGTTTCAAAAAATCCCTGTTATAGCTTTGACAGCAAAAGCCATGAAAGGGGATAAAAGCAAATGTGTGGAAGCAGGAGCAAATGATTATCTGGCAAAACCTGTTGAAACAGGAAAACTTCTTTCACTTTTAAGGGTTTGGTTATATTGA
- a CDS encoding CheR family methyltransferase translates to METENIEIQLFLEAVWLKYGYDFRNYARAHIKRRILHRLAVSGLDSISALQSRVLYDASFFENILHDFSINVTDIFRDPSFYLTLRKEVVPVLKTYPFIKIWHAGCSSGQEVYSMAILLKEENLYSKAQIYATDINEKMIETARQGIYPIDLMKNYTANYQKAGGQHSFADYYTAKYDTVIFNQSLKKKIIFADHNLVTDSVFGEMNMIVCRNVLIYFNKELQNHVINLFYESLVPGGFLCLGAKESLRFSNHFDSFESLVQGEKIYKKRF, encoded by the coding sequence GTGGAAACAGAAAATATTGAGATTCAACTTTTTCTGGAAGCTGTGTGGCTGAAATACGGATATGATTTCAGGAATTATGCAAGAGCGCATATCAAGCGCCGGATTCTTCACAGACTTGCTGTTTCAGGTTTAGACAGTATCTCAGCACTGCAGTCAAGAGTGCTTTATGATGCTTCATTTTTTGAAAATATTTTGCATGATTTTTCCATTAATGTTACTGACATATTCAGAGACCCTTCTTTTTATCTGACTCTGAGAAAAGAAGTTGTGCCTGTATTAAAAACCTATCCTTTTATAAAAATATGGCATGCAGGATGTTCTTCAGGCCAGGAGGTTTACTCTATGGCTATATTGCTAAAAGAAGAAAACCTCTATTCCAAGGCCCAGATATATGCAACAGATATAAATGAAAAAATGATTGAAACAGCAAGGCAGGGAATTTACCCTATTGATTTAATGAAAAATTATACTGCAAATTATCAAAAAGCAGGGGGACAGCATTCTTTTGCAGACTATTATACAGCCAAATATGATACTGTGATATTTAATCAGTCTTTAAAAAAAAAGATTATATTTGCAGATCATAACCTGGTAACAGACAGTGTTTTTGGTGAAATGAATATGATAGTATGCAGAAATGTTCTTATCTATTTTAATAAAGAACTGCAAAATCATGTTATAAACCTATTTTACGAAAGTCTTGTCCCAGGGGGTTTTTTATGCCTGGGAGCAAAAGAAAGCCTTAGATTTTCAAACCATTTTGACAGTTTTGAATCTCTGGTTCAAGGGGAAAAAATTTATAAGAAAAGATTTTAA
- a CDS encoding ATP-binding protein: protein MNKKSGYNVLIVDDERENLTSFKYLFDDIYEIYMAESAEEGYEIICKNDIHVVISDQRMPGTTGVEFLEKVLKDFPDTVRMILTGYSDIEAVINAINKGKVYYFFSKPWDDYEMRLIIDNAIEALELKKKLQINEQMYKNTFEQAGVGIAHINSKGEFIKANNQYCIISGYTSQEILSMTIYDLIHNDYAADILSDIDLIIKNKERIIKNEKQLICKNKTPVWINTTLSILQDIDQENEYLVLIIENISQRKQAEKDAEIANRTKNEFIANMSHEIRTPLNAIIGFSEIMKKNVKEQNQKDWLNTIISNGSALLGLINDILDLSKFEAGKIELSLQPVSITRLINRIENIFVCQFQKKEIEFNIQIDSQVPDLLMIDQIRIRQILFNLIGNAVKFTSQGYVKVSISCQHQEEKDLDAKKRISLCFEIEDTGIGIHEDHLKYIFDKFYQQDGQLTRKYGGAGLGLAVVQKLAEMMNGEISVQSVHGKGSLFKLTIPGIEVYEPMKITNEDLEIYE, encoded by the coding sequence ATGAACAAAAAATCTGGATATAATGTCCTTATAGTGGATGATGAAAGAGAAAATCTCACCAGTTTTAAATATCTGTTTGATGATATATATGAAATATATATGGCAGAATCTGCTGAAGAAGGTTATGAAATCATATGTAAAAATGATATACATGTTGTTATTTCCGACCAGAGAATGCCAGGGACTACAGGGGTTGAATTTCTGGAAAAAGTTTTAAAGGATTTTCCTGATACAGTCAGAATGATTCTAACAGGTTACAGTGATATTGAAGCTGTGATAAATGCCATTAATAAAGGAAAGGTTTATTATTTTTTTTCAAAACCCTGGGATGATTATGAAATGAGGCTTATCATAGACAATGCCATAGAAGCCCTTGAGCTTAAAAAAAAGCTTCAGATAAACGAACAAATGTATAAAAACACATTTGAACAGGCTGGTGTCGGCATTGCCCATATAAACTCTAAAGGGGAATTTATAAAAGCCAATAATCAGTATTGCATTATTTCAGGATATACCAGTCAAGAAATTTTATCCATGACAATTTATGACTTGATTCACAATGATTATGCTGCTGATATCCTGTCTGATATAGACCTGATTATTAAAAATAAAGAGCGTATTATAAAAAATGAAAAACAGCTTATTTGTAAAAACAAAACCCCTGTCTGGATAAATACAACTTTATCAATCCTCCAGGATATAGATCAGGAAAATGAATATCTTGTTTTAATTATTGAAAATATATCCCAGCGTAAACAAGCTGAAAAAGATGCAGAGATTGCAAACAGGACAAAAAATGAATTTATTGCCAATATGAGCCATGAAATACGCACACCATTGAACGCAATTATCGGTTTTAGCGAAATCATGAAAAAAAATGTAAAGGAACAAAACCAAAAAGATTGGTTAAATACCATAATTTCCAATGGAAGCGCTCTGCTGGGATTAATTAATGATATTTTAGACTTGTCAAAATTTGAAGCCGGTAAAATAGAATTATCCTTACAGCCTGTAAGTATAACAAGACTTATAAACAGGATTGAAAACATATTTGTCTGCCAGTTTCAGAAAAAAGAAATAGAATTTAATATACAAATAGACAGTCAGGTTCCTGATTTGCTTATGATAGACCAGATCAGGATCAGGCAGATATTGTTTAACCTGATTGGCAATGCAGTTAAATTTACATCACAGGGATATGTAAAAGTATCCATATCCTGTCAGCACCAGGAAGAAAAAGACCTGGATGCCAAAAAAAGGATTTCCCTGTGTTTTGAAATTGAAGATACCGGCATTGGAATACATGAAGATCATCTGAAATATATTTTTGATAAATTTTATCAGCAGGATGGGCAGTTAACAAGAAAATACGGCGGTGCAGGCCTGGGACTTGCTGTTGTTCAAAAACTGGCTGAAATGATGAATGGGGAAATATCAGTTCAAAGCGTACATGGAAAAGGAAGTTTGTTTAAATTAACTATTCCAGGCATTGAAGTATATGAACCAATGAAAATAACAAACGAGGATCTGGAGATTTATGAATAG
- a CDS encoding chemotaxis protein CheB: MNLQDESKQPAGQYSAIVIGVSAGGMDALNIILSLLPKDFPVPIMIVQHISPVSDNYLVKFLDNACRIKVKEAGEKIKPEQGTAYIAPPNYHLLVETDKSLSLSVDEKVNFARPSVDVLFETAADAYGKNLIGIILTGANKDGSMGLKKIKKYKGLTIVQSPETAAADEMPKSAIAAVDVDFILPLNSIASFLCKIFGKKPINKTSININHMKND; the protein is encoded by the coding sequence ATGAATCTCCAGGATGAATCAAAACAGCCTGCCGGACAATATTCTGCTATAGTTATAGGTGTATCAGCCGGGGGAATGGATGCTCTTAATATTATTCTTTCCTTACTGCCCAAAGATTTTCCTGTACCAATAATGATTGTTCAACACATAAGCCCTGTTTCAGATAATTACCTGGTAAAATTTTTGGACAATGCCTGCCGGATAAAGGTAAAAGAAGCAGGAGAGAAAATCAAGCCTGAGCAGGGAACTGCATATATTGCACCTCCAAATTATCACCTGCTTGTTGAAACTGACAAAAGCCTGTCTCTTTCAGTAGATGAAAAAGTAAATTTTGCAAGACCTTCTGTTGATGTTTTATTTGAAACTGCAGCAGATGCCTATGGAAAAAACCTCATAGGAATTATTCTTACAGGAGCAAACAAAGACGGGAGCATGGGATTAAAAAAAATAAAAAAATACAAAGGATTGACCATTGTTCAGTCTCCTGAAACTGCGGCTGCAGACGAAATGCCAAAAAGTGCAATAGCTGCTGTTGACGTTGATTTTATTCTGCCCCTTAACAGTATTGCATCTTTTCTATGCAAGATTTTTGGCAAAAAACCCATAAATAAAACATCAATCAATATAAATCATATGAAAAATGATTAA
- a CDS encoding sensor histidine kinase produces the protein MENKKANILVVDDTLANLELIESMLAEQGYDVRPFPKGKMALKAAFNDPPDLILLDIMMPEMDGYEVCRLLKEDEKLREIPVIFMSALTETIDKVKAFSTGGVDYVTKPVQFEEVFARVKTHLRLRQYQIDIEKKNRELQNTLHELRDAQAKLIQSEKMASLGVLTAGIAHEINNPVNFINASSRALKIKLSPVVTLLEQISREHESQKINDLIHQFKQDRSLKTLINAISELTSNICTGAERSIQIVKGLRTFSRLDEAEKKKAVIHENIDSTLVLLHSQYQNLISIKKEYGDIPDIICYPGKLNQVFLNFLKNAVDAIKSKEKLEQDESISIKTYVFEENNKKYVAVEISDTGTGIPENIMDRLFDPFFTTKDVGKGIGLGLSISLGIIESHGGKIDVKNKPGKGACFTMYIPCESSD, from the coding sequence ATGGAAAATAAAAAAGCAAATATCCTGGTAGTTGACGATACCCTTGCCAACCTTGAACTTATAGAATCCATGCTTGCTGAACAGGGCTATGATGTCCGTCCTTTTCCAAAAGGGAAAATGGCCCTGAAAGCAGCTTTTAATGATCCTCCTGATTTAATCCTGCTTGATATTATGATGCCTGAAATGGATGGTTATGAAGTATGCAGGCTGCTTAAAGAGGATGAAAAACTCAGGGAAATCCCTGTTATTTTCATGAGCGCTCTTACAGAAACCATTGACAAGGTAAAAGCATTTTCAACAGGAGGCGTGGATTATGTTACCAAACCTGTTCAATTTGAAGAGGTTTTTGCCCGTGTAAAAACCCATCTCAGGCTCAGGCAGTACCAGATTGATATTGAAAAAAAAAACAGGGAGCTTCAAAATACCCTTCATGAACTCAGGGACGCACAGGCAAAACTGATCCAGTCTGAAAAAATGGCATCCCTGGGAGTATTAACAGCCGGGATTGCCCATGAGATCAATAATCCTGTTAATTTTATAAATGCAAGTTCAAGAGCATTAAAAATAAAGCTGAGTCCTGTTGTAACCCTGCTTGAGCAAATCAGCCGGGAACATGAATCTCAAAAAATCAATGATTTAATACATCAATTTAAACAAGACCGCAGCCTGAAAACCTTAATAAATGCAATCAGCGAACTGACTTCCAATATATGCACAGGAGCAGAACGTTCCATTCAGATAGTCAAAGGATTAAGAACTTTTTCCAGGCTGGATGAAGCAGAAAAAAAGAAAGCTGTTATTCATGAAAATATTGATTCTACACTTGTTCTTTTACACAGCCAGTACCAAAATCTTATTTCTATAAAAAAAGAATATGGAGATATTCCTGATATCATCTGTTATCCTGGAAAACTGAACCAGGTTTTTTTAAATTTTCTGAAAAATGCTGTTGATGCAATTAAAAGCAAAGAAAAACTGGAACAAGATGAATCCATCTCTATTAAAACATATGTGTTTGAAGAAAATAATAAAAAATATGTAGCTGTTGAAATCTCAGATACTGGAACAGGTATTCCTGAAAATATTATGGACAGGCTTTTTGATCCTTTTTTTACAACCAAAGATGTTGGAAAAGGAATCGGCCTTGGCCTGTCTATAAGTCTGGGAATAATTGAAAGCCACGGAGGAAAAATTGATGTTAAAAACAAGCCTGGAAAAGGGGCATGTTTTACCATGTATATTCCTTGTGAATCATCTGATTAA
- a CDS encoding response regulator, with product MINNTDILIVDDRPENLLALEALLDDIPDVNIIKSQSGNEALGLTLDHDFALILLDVQMPEMDGFETAEFLRARKKTRNIPIIFVTAINKEKNHIFKGYDMGAVDYLFKPFDPHILKSKVNVFIELHRQKKQLETKADELKKTIIRLKDSEKELRESELKHRLLIENASDAILIIQDGFLKFHNKRAEELSGYSAEELQEIPFKDHIHPDDLEMVLEEHEKRLSGAKPDVYPFRFYNKKGEEKWVEVNGISIKWNGYPAVQAFLRDITRQRKLEAHLLQSQKLEAIGTLAGGIAHDFNNILSIIMGYTEISAMNISDTIIKENLKQVVTASLRAKDLIQQILTFSHKGGQDYKPVIINPIIKEALKLLRASLPKTIEIKKEIDEEPLAVTSCPTQIHQILMNLCTNAAHSMEEKGGLMKICLTSLKTLKPLDHHNLPPGDYVKLSVSDTGCGIEQNIIKKIFDPYFTTKEIGKGTGMGLAVVHGIVNRCGGSVNVQTCPGKGSRFEILFPRAVNEPAIPKKTESTELPRGNKNIMFIDDEALLTSLGKKMLENLGYYVECYTDPLAALEVFQKNSVRYDLVITDMTMPGITGDRLSEKFIKIRQNIPIIICTGYSEKLSEQQARKMGIKAFLMKPLALSKLANTVYDVLR from the coding sequence ATGATTAACAATACCGACATATTAATTGTTGATGACCGGCCTGAAAATCTTTTGGCTCTGGAAGCATTGCTTGATGATATACCTGATGTAAATATAATTAAATCCCAATCAGGCAATGAAGCCCTCGGCCTTACCCTGGATCATGATTTTGCCCTGATTCTCCTTGATGTTCAAATGCCTGAAATGGACGGGTTTGAAACAGCAGAGTTTTTAAGAGCCAGAAAAAAAACACGCAATATCCCCATTATCTTTGTTACTGCCATTAACAAGGAAAAGAACCATATTTTTAAAGGTTATGACATGGGAGCTGTTGACTATTTATTTAAACCTTTTGATCCCCATATTCTCAAAAGCAAGGTTAATGTTTTTATTGAACTTCACCGCCAGAAAAAACAGCTTGAAACAAAAGCAGATGAACTTAAAAAAACCATTATCCGTCTTAAAGACTCTGAAAAAGAACTCAGGGAATCTGAATTAAAACACCGTCTTCTTATTGAAAACGCAAGTGATGCAATACTTATTATCCAGGATGGATTTCTCAAATTTCACAATAAAAGAGCTGAAGAATTAAGCGGATATTCAGCAGAGGAATTACAGGAAATTCCTTTTAAAGATCATATTCATCCTGATGACCTTGAAATGGTTTTAGAAGAACATGAAAAAAGGCTTTCAGGAGCAAAGCCTGATGTCTATCCATTCAGGTTTTATAATAAAAAAGGGGAAGAAAAATGGGTTGAAGTAAATGGAATCTCAATTAAATGGAATGGATATCCGGCAGTACAGGCTTTTTTAAGAGATATAACAAGACAGCGCAAGCTTGAAGCTCATTTACTGCAGTCCCAGAAACTTGAAGCAATAGGAACCCTGGCAGGAGGCATAGCCCATGATTTTAACAATATTTTAAGTATTATAATGGGTTATACAGAGATTTCTGCCATGAACATCAGTGATACTATAATAAAAGAAAATTTAAAACAGGTTGTAACAGCAAGCCTGAGAGCTAAAGACCTGATCCAGCAGATATTGACATTTAGCCATAAAGGAGGCCAGGATTATAAACCAGTTATAATTAATCCCATAATCAAAGAAGCTCTTAAACTGCTCAGGGCATCATTACCTAAAACCATTGAAATTAAAAAAGAAATTGATGAAGAACCCCTGGCAGTAACTTCCTGTCCAACCCAGATTCATCAAATATTAATGAATCTATGCACAAATGCCGCTCATTCAATGGAAGAAAAAGGCGGATTAATGAAAATATGCTTAACCTCCTTAAAAACTTTGAAACCTTTAGACCATCATAATCTTCCCCCAGGAGATTATGTTAAACTAAGCGTCAGTGATACAGGATGCGGTATAGAACAGAATATTATAAAAAAAATTTTTGATCCTTATTTTACAACAAAGGAAATTGGTAAAGGAACCGGTATGGGGCTGGCTGTAGTACATGGAATTGTAAACAGGTGCGGAGGCTCGGTAAATGTCCAGACCTGCCCTGGAAAAGGAAGCAGATTTGAAATATTATTCCCCCGTGCGGTAAACGAACCTGCAATTCCAAAGAAAACAGAATCCACGGAACTTCCCAGAGGAAATAAAAATATCATGTTTATTGATGATGAAGCATTATTAACAAGCCTGGGGAAAAAAATGCTGGAAAATCTGGGCTATTATGTTGAATGTTATACTGACCCCCTTGCTGCCCTGGAAGTTTTTCAAAAAAATTCAGTCAGGTATGATCTTGTTATAACAGATATGACAATGCCCGGCATAACAGGAGACCGTTTATCTGAAAAATTTATTAAAATTCGTCAAAATATTCCTATTATCATTTGTACAGGATACAGTGAAAAACTCAGTGAACAACAGGCTCGTAAAATGGGAATAAAGGCATTTCTCATGAAACCTCTTGCTTTGTCAAAACTGGCAAATACAGTTTATGATGTTTTAAGGTAA
- a CDS encoding RNA-binding S4 domain-containing protein translates to MTEEFKIKGEYIELIKLLKASGLCDTGGMAKLVVEDGLVYVDNHIEFRKHFKLRKGQVVMFQENRINIV, encoded by the coding sequence ATGACTGAAGAATTTAAAATTAAAGGGGAATATATTGAACTGATAAAGCTGTTAAAAGCTTCAGGATTATGTGATACAGGAGGTATGGCAAAACTTGTAGTAGAAGACGGCCTTGTTTATGTTGATAACCATATTGAATTTCGTAAACACTTCAAGCTGCGCAAGGGACAGGTGGTAATGTTCCAAGAAAACAGGATCAATATTGTATAG